Proteins from a single region of Sphingomonas sp. FARSPH:
- a CDS encoding IS256 family transposase yields MAIDKDVLDQLLAGRDPQELFAKDGLLDELKKALSERMLSAELDDHLESEGAAGTINRRNGSSRKTMLTGTSKVTLDVPRDRAGTFDPKLIAKYQRRFPDFDDKIVSMYARGMTVREIRGHLEELYGIDVSPDLISTVTDAVLETVAEWQGRPLDACYPLVFFDAIRVKIRDEGFVRNKAVYIALGIQPDGTKEVLGIWIEQTEGAKFWLRVMNELRNRGVADILIAVVDGLKGFPEAINAVFPEAIVQTCIVHLIRNSMSFASWKERKFIAQALRGVYRAETPEAGMAALEAFEAGPWGQKHPAIAISWRRHWDQVIPFFAFPEGVRRIIYTTNAIEALNSKVRRAVRTRGHFPGDDAAMKLLYLVLNHAADEWKRPPREWGEAKSQFAVIFGERFVI; encoded by the coding sequence ATGGCAATCGACAAGGACGTTTTGGACCAGCTTCTGGCTGGTCGTGACCCGCAGGAGCTGTTTGCAAAGGACGGTCTGCTCGACGAGCTGAAGAAGGCGTTGTCGGAGCGGATGCTGTCGGCTGAGCTCGACGATCATCTGGAAAGCGAAGGCGCCGCAGGCACCATCAACCGGCGCAACGGGTCATCGAGGAAGACGATGCTGACGGGCACATCGAAGGTGACGCTGGACGTGCCACGCGACCGGGCGGGGACGTTCGACCCGAAGCTCATCGCCAAATACCAGCGCCGTTTCCCCGACTTCGACGACAAGATCGTCTCGATGTACGCGCGCGGGATGACGGTGCGCGAAATCCGCGGGCACCTCGAGGAGCTGTACGGGATCGACGTCTCGCCGGACCTGATCTCGACCGTCACCGATGCGGTGCTGGAGACGGTTGCCGAATGGCAGGGTCGGCCGCTCGACGCCTGCTATCCGCTGGTGTTTTTCGACGCGATCCGGGTGAAGATCCGCGACGAAGGGTTCGTCCGCAACAAGGCGGTCTACATCGCGCTGGGCATTCAGCCGGACGGGACCAAGGAGGTGCTCGGCATCTGGATCGAGCAGACCGAGGGGGCCAAATTCTGGCTGCGCGTCATGAACGAGCTCAGGAACCGCGGCGTCGCCGACATCCTGATCGCCGTCGTCGACGGCCTGAAGGGGTTCCCGGAGGCGATCAACGCTGTCTTCCCCGAGGCCATCGTCCAGACCTGCATCGTCCATCTGATCCGCAACAGCATGAGCTTTGCGTCCTGGAAAGAGCGCAAGTTCATCGCCCAGGCGTTGCGCGGCGTCTACCGTGCCGAGACGCCCGAGGCCGGCATGGCTGCGCTGGAGGCGTTCGAGGCAGGCCCCTGGGGCCAGAAACACCCGGCCATCGCCATAAGCTGGCGGCGACACTGGGACCAGGTGATCCCGTTCTTCGCCTTTCCCGAGGGCGTCCGCCGGATCATCTACACTACGAACGCCATCGAGGCCCTGAATTCGAAGGTTCGCCGTGCCGTCCGTACCCGCGGCCATTTCCCCGGTGACGATGCCGCGATGAAGCTGTTATATCTCGTGCTCAATCACGCGGCGGACGAATGGAAGCGCCCACCGCGCGAATGGGGTGAGGCCAAAAGTCAGTTCGCCGTAATCTTCGGTGAGCGCTTCGTCATCTAA